In Carnobacteriaceae bacterium zg-84, the genomic window AATGATGATAAAATTCCTGCAAATATTGATAATAATGTAAATGATGTAGAGAATAGAGAAAAAGAAACTGCATTAGAAACCTCTTTAGAAAACCATTCTTCTTTTAGAATGGCAAATGTGGATGTGAATGATGTAAAAGCCATTATTCCATTAGATAATGAAGGAAATATTAATGAAACTATTAGTAATGGTACAGTGGATAAAGTTTTAGTGATAAAAAATGATGGAACAATTACAAAAGAAGAAGCAAATGGTTCTTATGCGTACGAACCAAAACAAGTTGTAGATGATAACCAATTAGTTCCAGCTATTGAAGCGTTTAAAGAAGTTGAATATGATGATTTATATACTATATTGCAACCAAGAGTTCGTTTTTTAGAACAACTTCAAATTCAAAATGATTTAAAAAAAGAAATCGGACGAGAGCCTACAGGAAATGAATTGAATGCTCGTATTAAACAAGTATATATGGATAAGTTGGATATGAGACACCAATTTGAACATGTAAAAGATAATATCGAAAATACGATAAAAGGACTTGTCGAGCGTTCTGTTCAAACAGATATGAATAAAATTATAGAGAATAAATCTCAGATTTTATTAGGTTTATCTTATTTAGAAAGACAATATCCTTTTAAATTTGATACTATAAAAGCAAAAGATTTAATTTTGTATCATCCAGAAATATATGGTACAAAAACCGATCCATTGGATAGATTGATTGATATTGGACGTCTAACCTATGCTGATGTTGAATTATCAAATACAGATAAAACATATGAGAAAAGAATCAAATCTATTACAAAGCAAAATACAATTTATGACTTTATTGTAAATCATGTTAAAATGTTTGAACCAAACTTGACACCGAGCGATTGGTTTAAACAAAATACAAATGTGATAATTGTTGAATCTGAGAGTCCTTATGCAGATTCTAATTTATTCAAGAAGATGTCACATGATACACGGTTACGCTCACATTTAATTCCGTTATTAACGGTTAATGAAAAAAGTTTATATGCAATTAGTACTATGAGTACGGTTACTTACGGTTTATTGGATTCATATTTAAAAGATAAAACAGATGAGGTGGCATTTGAGTCTTTCAAAGAAATGATGAAAGAAACAGCTGTTAAACAAGAAGCCTTTGTCGATTTTTGGTATCGTATTAGTGAAAAAAAAGATAGATTATTTGAAGGAAATGATATTTTAGTTATTGATACGATGAGAAGATATAGTGATAATCCAACTGAATCAGGGAAACAATCATGGTTGCCGTCGTATGGTGAAAATAGTGTAGATGGTATTCGTCAGTTTATGGCTCCATTTAGGTATCATTTAGATTTTTTACAAGCAGATGGACAAGCTACTGGGGATATAGTGAATCATTTTTTAGCAAAAACATTAACCGATAGAGGACAATCTGTTTATACTCATGAAATCACGCACATGCTAGATCAAAAAGTTTGGTTTAATGGATATGCCAGACGTGAAGGTCAGGGTGTTGAAGTCTATGCTAGAGGTCTATTTGAGTCATTAAATAATACAAAAGGTGCTTCTGGTTATGAATCAATTTTTAATTTAAATACCACGTATGAATTACGTGGAGAGGGACGAACACAAAATGAGTCGCCTAATCGTTTTCAAAAAGAATCTGATTTAAAAGAGTATATGCAAGGGATAATGGATGTTTTGTATACATTAGACTATGCAGAGTCTGAATCTATACTCAAACAATCTAACGATAATAGAGCAATTTTATTAAATAAAGTAACACTTATACCAGATGCAAAGAGAACAAACCAAGTAAAAGACAGCTTTTCAAATATTGATGAAACAACAGCAGGAAGTTTGACATCTATCAATGATTTTATTGATAAAGGTATTGTATCCGGTCGATTAGCTTTTAAAGGGCATCAAACTGTTGGAGAAGCAACACCAAATGGATATCATGTTGTTCCACTTTTTGAGCCAATATATGCAGGTGTTCAAAATGATGTCGGTTCAGTAGGTGATGTTACGTTTAGACGTTATGCCTACGAATTGTTGGCTGAATATGGGTATAAAAACGGGATGATTCCATATCTATCTAATCAGTATGCCAATGATAAAGAAGCTTTGGCAGCTATTTTAGATAATGCTTATCAGGGAAATTTAGCTATATTTAAAAAAGATATGTTTAAACGCCGTATTGAAAAAGTAGATCAATTAAAAGAAACGCCATATTTTAAAAAATATAGTGAATTACAGACATTAATGGATGAAGCAATTGTTAAAGATTTAGAGCAGATGAAGAGAAATAAACAATATGGACAAAATATTTTGATTGGGGTTACTGCTGTTCATGATTTAAAACAAAAAATATTTGAATTTTATTTAAACGACACGAGTGATTTTAGAAATACTATCTACAAAGAAACCGTTTACGGCAAAGACATTGAAGAAACTCGTGAAGATATTCCGATTACGATTACTCACCGTGAAGACGCAAACCTTTGGGAAGATGAAACAAGAACAGAGGTTGGGGAATTAGGTGTAAAGCTTATTACAAAAATATGGATAACCGAAAACGGAGTGCGATTAGGAGAGCCAATCATCGTTTCTAAAGTTGAAAAAGCAATGGTACCTACTGTTATATATAGAGGAACAAAACCAATTGACAGTGAAACTGTTACAGAAACAGAAGAGGACATTCCAGTTACGATAAAAGAAGAAACAGATGCGACAATGTATACAGATGAAGTACGAACGGAAGAAGGGCGAGCCGGACTAAAACGTGTGAGAAAAGTACAACATTTTAAAAAAGGCGTTGCTTTTGGAAAACCTGTTGTAACCGAAGAAGTGATAAAAGCAATGGTACCTACTGTTGTGTATAGAGGAACAAAACCAATTGACAGTGAAACTGTTACAGAAACAGATGAGGACATTCCAGTTACGATAAAAGAAGAAGCAGATGCGACAATGTATACAGATGAAGTACGTACGGAACAAGGGCAAGTAGGATTAAAACGGGTAAGAAAAGTACAACATTTTAAAAAAAGCGTTGCTTTTGGAGAACCTGTTGTAACCGAAGAAGTGATAAAAGCAATGGTACCGACTGTTATATATAGGGGGACAAAACTTAAAGACCAATCGGAAATAATTGAAAATATGCCATTTACGGTTGAAACGATTGAAGATAATACTTTGACTATTGGAACAAGAATTGTAGAACAAGTAGGGAAAGTTGGTAAAAAACGTACTTATATTGTTAATGGTGTAGAAAAAGAAGAGGTTATCATTCAACCTGTAATTGAAAAAGTACGAATTGGAACAAAAAAAGTAGTATCTATGGAGAGTATCGCTTCAGTTGTATTGTCTGATAAAAAGGAAATTTATTTAAACAAAAAAATAATAAAAAATGTTGAACAAGAAGTATCTAAAGATAAATTATTACCAAAAACAAATACTGAAAATATCCCAATAGAGATAGGTTGGTTGTCTTTATTTACTAGTTGGCTATTGTATATAATTAGAGTGAAAAAAGAAGATTAGTTTAGATGATGAAAATGATGTGTATCAAGTGGAGTAACCATTTGGTACATTTCTTTTCTTTTAGAGTAAAGTTAAAAGTTATGTTGGTACAAAGTAGAGATATATAATATGTATTAAACTTAAAAGAATAAAGGTACCTATTTTTAAAAGAAGATTTTAATTGGATAAAACATCGATTTATCAATGTTTTTACGCACCATGAGGGAATCGAACCCCCATTTTAAGAACCGGAATCTTACGTGATATCCATTACACTAATGGTGCTAGACTAGTATCAGTTTACTGAATTTTTATAGTAAATTCAAGTTAAAAA contains:
- a CDS encoding G5 domain-containing protein, with the protein product MYGKRNVLGERVRKYAIKKYSIGVVSVCVAFGVLFIGCNECVYAVEKNMVDVTENTENKKTLEKELLDKKSLHNNDDKIPANIDNNVNDVENREKETALETSLENHSSFRMANVDVNDVKAIIPLDNEGNINETISNGTVDKVLVIKNDGTITKEEANGSYAYEPKQVVDDNQLVPAIEAFKEVEYDDLYTILQPRVRFLEQLQIQNDLKKEIGREPTGNELNARIKQVYMDKLDMRHQFEHVKDNIENTIKGLVERSVQTDMNKIIENKSQILLGLSYLERQYPFKFDTIKAKDLILYHPEIYGTKTDPLDRLIDIGRLTYADVELSNTDKTYEKRIKSITKQNTIYDFIVNHVKMFEPNLTPSDWFKQNTNVIIVESESPYADSNLFKKMSHDTRLRSHLIPLLTVNEKSLYAISTMSTVTYGLLDSYLKDKTDEVAFESFKEMMKETAVKQEAFVDFWYRISEKKDRLFEGNDILVIDTMRRYSDNPTESGKQSWLPSYGENSVDGIRQFMAPFRYHLDFLQADGQATGDIVNHFLAKTLTDRGQSVYTHEITHMLDQKVWFNGYARREGQGVEVYARGLFESLNNTKGASGYESIFNLNTTYELRGEGRTQNESPNRFQKESDLKEYMQGIMDVLYTLDYAESESILKQSNDNRAILLNKVTLIPDAKRTNQVKDSFSNIDETTAGSLTSINDFIDKGIVSGRLAFKGHQTVGEATPNGYHVVPLFEPIYAGVQNDVGSVGDVTFRRYAYELLAEYGYKNGMIPYLSNQYANDKEALAAILDNAYQGNLAIFKKDMFKRRIEKVDQLKETPYFKKYSELQTLMDEAIVKDLEQMKRNKQYGQNILIGVTAVHDLKQKIFEFYLNDTSDFRNTIYKETVYGKDIEETREDIPITITHREDANLWEDETRTEVGELGVKLITKIWITENGVRLGEPIIVSKVEKAMVPTVIYRGTKPIDSETVTETEEDIPVTIKEETDATMYTDEVRTEEGRAGLKRVRKVQHFKKGVAFGKPVVTEEVIKAMVPTVVYRGTKPIDSETVTETDEDIPVTIKEEADATMYTDEVRTEQGQVGLKRVRKVQHFKKSVAFGEPVVTEEVIKAMVPTVIYRGTKLKDQSEIIENMPFTVETIEDNTLTIGTRIVEQVGKVGKKRTYIVNGVEKEEVIIQPVIEKVRIGTKKVVSMESIASVVLSDKKEIYLNKKIIKNVEQEVSKDKLLPKTNTENIPIEIGWLSLFTSWLLYIIRVKKED